The following proteins are encoded in a genomic region of Anolis carolinensis isolate JA03-04 unplaced genomic scaffold, rAnoCar3.1.pri scaffold_12, whole genome shotgun sequence:
- the f9 gene encoding coagulation factor IX isoform X2: MASVVFLLAACLLGSVFHTKCAVFINQEAASNVLVRYKRHNSGFLEEIRQGNLERECIEEVCDYEEAREVFEDDKKTVEFWKGYTGQYENPCTWHLCLNGGRCRVENNNYVCACRAGYEGKNCEIDTSCSTNNGGCKQICENGLTGKATCSCAPGYRLQEDQKSCEPTVPFPCGKITAPEVARHTFSQASSNATAAHEEMLDNMTQMILPPSRPKREVANMDSMKGEVPWQVSMYSFERRGFCGGTIIAEKWVITAAHCLAQQPHTIVAGEYNVDVFEHTEQLRRIVRMIPHPAYNASNKYHHDIALLELDSPLKWSSYITPICLADKAFTDRLLEHGPGTVSGWWKLAEQRRPPSVLQVLQVDQAMCPNSTRYSIVPNTFCGKSPDNAKKVHQGDSGGPYTTDIKGTRFLTAIIACGEPCAGEDKYSIYTRIGDHLQWIKNETGLP, translated from the exons ATGGCAAGCGTTGTCTTCTTGCTTGCGGCGTGTCTCCTGGGCTCTGTTTTCCACACCAAATGTGCAG TTTTTATCAACCAGGAGGCAGCCAGCAATGTTTTGGTCAGGTATAAAAGGCACAATTCCGGATTTCTGGAGGAGATCCGTCAAGGAAACCTTGAACGTGAATGTATAGAAGAAGTATGTGATTATGAAGAAGCGAGGGAAGTCTTTGAGGATGACAAGAAAACG GTCGAATTTTGGAAGGGATACACAG GACAATATGAAAACCCATGCACGTGGCACCTCTGCCTGAACGGAGGGCGGTGTCGTGTTGAAAACAATAACTATGTTTGTGCCTGCCGGGCTGGTTATGAAGGAAAGAACTGTGAGATAG ATACTTCCTGCTCAACAAACAACGGGGGTTGCAAACAAATCTGCGAGAATGGACTGACGGGGAAAGCAACCTGTTCCTGTGCTCCTGGCTATAGATTGCAGGAAGATCAGAAGTCTTGTGAACCAACAG TGCCCTTCCCGTGTGGAAAGATCACTGCTCCAGAGGTAGCAAGGCATACGTTCTCCCAGGCTTCATCCAACGCGACTGCTGCCCACgaggaaatgttggataacatGACTCAGATGATTCTCCCACCATCCAGACCCAAGCGGGAAGTTGCCAACATGGACAGCATGAAAGGCGAAGTTCCGTGGCAG GTTTCCATGTACAGCTTTGAGAGGAGAGGGTTCTGCGGCGGGACCATCATTGCCGAAAAGTGGGTCATCACTGCGGCGCATTGTTTGGCACAGCAGCCACACACCATTGTGGCag GTGAATATAACGTAGACGTTTTCGAACACACGGAACAACTCCGCCGCATCGTAAGGATGATCCCGCATCCCGCATACAACGCTAGCAACAAGTACCACCATGATATTGCGCTCCTGGAGCTGGACTCACCCCTGAAGTGGAGCTCGTATATCACCCCGATTTGCCTGGCGGACAAAGCGTTCACTGACCGCCTCCTGGAACATGGACCCGGCACCGTGAGCGGCTGGTGGAAGCTGGCGGAGCAACGAAGGCCACCAAGTGTCCTCCAAGTTTTGCAAGTTGACCAAGCGATGTGCCCAAACAGTACTCGGTATAGCATTGTGCCCAACACTTTCTGCGGCAAGAGTCCCGACAACGCTAAGAAGGTCCACCAAGGAGACAGTGGTGGACCTTACACCACAGACATTAAAGGCACGCGGTTTCTAACAGCCATAATTGCATGTGGGGAGCCGTGCGCCGGAGAAGACAAATACAGCATCTACACCAGAATAGGGGACCATCTTCAGTGGATCAAAAATGAGACCGGGCTTCCCTAA
- the f9 gene encoding coagulation factor IX isoform X1, producing the protein MKPAELSPSQQKSHPGCQALPDRMSWKQNEREKALAPSHNVFINQEAASNVLVRYKRHNSGFLEEIRQGNLERECIEEVCDYEEAREVFEDDKKTVEFWKGYTGQYENPCTWHLCLNGGRCRVENNNYVCACRAGYEGKNCEIDTSCSTNNGGCKQICENGLTGKATCSCAPGYRLQEDQKSCEPTVPFPCGKITAPEVARHTFSQASSNATAAHEEMLDNMTQMILPPSRPKREVANMDSMKGEVPWQVSMYSFERRGFCGGTIIAEKWVITAAHCLAQQPHTIVAGEYNVDVFEHTEQLRRIVRMIPHPAYNASNKYHHDIALLELDSPLKWSSYITPICLADKAFTDRLLEHGPGTVSGWWKLAEQRRPPSVLQVLQVDQAMCPNSTRYSIVPNTFCGKSPDNAKKVHQGDSGGPYTTDIKGTRFLTAIIACGEPCAGEDKYSIYTRIGDHLQWIKNETGLP; encoded by the exons TTTTTATCAACCAGGAGGCAGCCAGCAATGTTTTGGTCAGGTATAAAAGGCACAATTCCGGATTTCTGGAGGAGATCCGTCAAGGAAACCTTGAACGTGAATGTATAGAAGAAGTATGTGATTATGAAGAAGCGAGGGAAGTCTTTGAGGATGACAAGAAAACG GTCGAATTTTGGAAGGGATACACAG GACAATATGAAAACCCATGCACGTGGCACCTCTGCCTGAACGGAGGGCGGTGTCGTGTTGAAAACAATAACTATGTTTGTGCCTGCCGGGCTGGTTATGAAGGAAAGAACTGTGAGATAG ATACTTCCTGCTCAACAAACAACGGGGGTTGCAAACAAATCTGCGAGAATGGACTGACGGGGAAAGCAACCTGTTCCTGTGCTCCTGGCTATAGATTGCAGGAAGATCAGAAGTCTTGTGAACCAACAG TGCCCTTCCCGTGTGGAAAGATCACTGCTCCAGAGGTAGCAAGGCATACGTTCTCCCAGGCTTCATCCAACGCGACTGCTGCCCACgaggaaatgttggataacatGACTCAGATGATTCTCCCACCATCCAGACCCAAGCGGGAAGTTGCCAACATGGACAGCATGAAAGGCGAAGTTCCGTGGCAG GTTTCCATGTACAGCTTTGAGAGGAGAGGGTTCTGCGGCGGGACCATCATTGCCGAAAAGTGGGTCATCACTGCGGCGCATTGTTTGGCACAGCAGCCACACACCATTGTGGCag GTGAATATAACGTAGACGTTTTCGAACACACGGAACAACTCCGCCGCATCGTAAGGATGATCCCGCATCCCGCATACAACGCTAGCAACAAGTACCACCATGATATTGCGCTCCTGGAGCTGGACTCACCCCTGAAGTGGAGCTCGTATATCACCCCGATTTGCCTGGCGGACAAAGCGTTCACTGACCGCCTCCTGGAACATGGACCCGGCACCGTGAGCGGCTGGTGGAAGCTGGCGGAGCAACGAAGGCCACCAAGTGTCCTCCAAGTTTTGCAAGTTGACCAAGCGATGTGCCCAAACAGTACTCGGTATAGCATTGTGCCCAACACTTTCTGCGGCAAGAGTCCCGACAACGCTAAGAAGGTCCACCAAGGAGACAGTGGTGGACCTTACACCACAGACATTAAAGGCACGCGGTTTCTAACAGCCATAATTGCATGTGGGGAGCCGTGCGCCGGAGAAGACAAATACAGCATCTACACCAGAATAGGGGACCATCTTCAGTGGATCAAAAATGAGACCGGGCTTCCCTAA
- the LOC100563567 gene encoding coagulation factor IX: MANRVLLICLLIDSFLFSKCAVFINPDEASNVLQRYKRYNTGRLEEFVQGNLERECMEETCNYEEAREVFENEEKTMAFWKVYLDGDQCLSNPCKNGGRCEDDVSNYICWCPAGYEGRNCELDATCSTKNGGCKQFCKNNDAGIAVCSCAPGYKLKADQRGCEPTVPFPCGKITSPEAKKKLTRSSITFDNWISTNATSDDLEGEGSDNTTQIQWKEAFRNRVVGGTDSKKGEVPWQVYLLDSEKRGICGGSIINEKWIVTAAHCLEYEPRTVVAGEHNVNTKDHTEQSREVARAIAHPMYNESNKYHNDIALLELASPLEFNHYVTPICLGDKEFTNNLLRHGLGTVSGWGKLHYQGREASILQVLTVQYIDRPTCLRSSRYPILPSMFCAGQPGEAKDTCQGDSGGPHTTDIEDTWFLTGITSWGEQCAKKDKYGIYTRVARYVKWIRNSTRIVHG, from the exons ATGGCAAACCGTGTCCTTCTCATTTGTCTCCTGATAGACTCGTTTCTCTTCTCCAAATGTGCAG TTTTTATCAATCCAGACGAGGCGAGTAATGTTTTGCAGCGATATAAAAGGTACAACACCGGGAGGCTAGAAGAATTTGTCCAAGGGAACTTGGAACGCGAATGCATGGAGGAAACATGCAACTACGAGGAAGCGAGAGAAGTCTTCGAGAACGAGGAAAAAACG ATGGCATTTTGGAAGGTGTATCTTG ATGGAGATCAGTGCTTATCAAACCCTTGCAAAAATGGAGGCCGGTGTGAAGATGATGTTAGTAACTACATTTGCTGGTGTCCAGCAGGTTATGAAGGAAGGAACTGTGAATTAG ATGCTACCTGCTCAACAAAGAACGGAGGGTGCAAGCAGTTTTGCAAGAACAATGACGCTGGGATTGCCGTGTGTTCCTGTGCTCCTGGGTACAAACTCAAGGCCGACCAGAGAGGCTGTGAACCAACAG TGCCTTTTCCATGCGGAAAGATTACATCTCCCGAAGCCAAGAAAAAACTCACCCGCTCTTCCATCACATTTGATAACTGGATCTCCACAAATGCCACCAGCGATGACCTTGAAGGAGAAGGATCGGACAATACGACCCAGATTCAGTGGAAGGAAGCTTTCCGCAACCGGGTCGTcggaggcacagacagcaagaaAGGCGAAGTTCCCTGGCAG GTTTATTTGCTCGACAGTGAGAAGAGAGGGATCTGTGGAGGCTCCATCATCAATGAAAAGTGGATTGTCACAGCTGCGCACTGCCTGGAGTATGAGCCCCGCACTGTTGTGGCCG GGGAACACAATGTGAATACCAAGGACCACACGGAACAATCCCGCGAAGTGGCAAGGGCAATCGCTCACCCGATGTACAACGAGAGCAACAAATACCACAACGACATTGCCCTCCTCGAGTTGGCATCTCCATTGGAGTTTAACCACTACGTCACCCCGATTTGCCTCGGGGACAAAGAGTTCACCAATAACCTCCTGAGGCACGGACTGGGCACCGTGAGCGGATGGGGCAAGTTGCACTACCAAGGGCGAGAAGCCAGCATCCTCCAAGTCCTGACCGTCCAGTACATCGATCGGCCGACCTGTTTGAGGAGCTCTCGGTACCCCATCTTGCCCAGTATGTTCTGCGCAGGTCAACCCGGTGAAGCCAAGGACACCTGTCAAGGAGACAGTGGTGGACCGCATACCACGGACATTGAGGACACGTGGTTCCTCACTGGGATCACCAGCTGGGGGGAACAATGTGCCAAGAAGGACAAATATGGCATCTACACCAGGGTTGCGAGATACGTCAAATGGATACGAAATAGCACAAGGATCGTGCATGGCTAG